Proteins co-encoded in one Enterobacter sp. R4-368 genomic window:
- a CDS encoding phage integrase Arm DNA-binding domain-containing protein, translating to MAARPRKRENRNLPDHLYFEKSSGQYRFTLITGKRKHLGTDRVMAIAIAREYNNRLRPESVPSIEILVRESGGINGEARPFAEYAQKLLDRAINDEKPGGDTLSVWLNDIERVKDYFRDIYACDIELEHVNGYIRKYHSEASANVQNRKVSFLKKLFSYAVDESLMMDNPAERKKMRRVESKVRRRLSLKDYLKIHQAAPRWLQTAMDLALQTTHARLEVSRIRYSIKQPSEGVCGCVWFAEPQGDILGTLYIHRQKVQHKEASHVAIPIGPVLKDIIERSRDNVASPYVVHRLPLKRSNPTSKEVRHPSQVAPDYLSRSFSALRDQVGVAATLPEKQRPTFHEIRALSAFLFNKQGIDPQGRMAHSDAKSTKIYTENHIDWVMVPHGEINKNKAS from the coding sequence ATGGCCGCAAGACCTCGCAAAAGGGAAAACAGAAACCTTCCGGATCACCTGTATTTTGAAAAATCATCAGGTCAATATCGTTTTACTCTGATTACCGGGAAGAGAAAGCACCTTGGAACTGATCGCGTAATGGCTATAGCGATCGCCAGAGAATATAACAACCGACTCCGCCCGGAGTCAGTACCATCAATTGAAATCCTTGTAAGAGAATCCGGCGGAATAAATGGAGAGGCGCGCCCTTTTGCTGAATATGCACAGAAGCTTTTAGATCGCGCTATTAATGATGAGAAACCAGGAGGTGATACGTTATCAGTTTGGCTAAATGATATTGAGAGGGTTAAAGATTATTTCAGAGATATTTATGCCTGTGATATCGAACTTGAGCATGTTAATGGATATATCAGGAAATATCATTCTGAGGCATCGGCAAATGTTCAAAACAGAAAAGTCAGCTTCTTGAAAAAATTATTCAGCTATGCAGTCGATGAATCGTTAATGATGGATAACCCTGCTGAGCGTAAAAAAATGCGCCGGGTTGAATCGAAGGTACGTCGCCGACTATCGCTTAAAGACTATCTCAAAATTCACCAAGCCGCGCCACGGTGGTTGCAGACTGCAATGGATCTTGCACTGCAAACAACGCATGCACGACTAGAGGTTTCCCGGATCAGGTATTCAATTAAACAACCCAGCGAGGGTGTGTGCGGCTGCGTATGGTTTGCTGAGCCGCAGGGAGATATTTTGGGCACGCTCTACATCCATCGCCAGAAAGTACAACATAAAGAAGCTTCTCACGTTGCGATCCCCATCGGGCCAGTATTGAAGGATATTATCGAGCGTAGCCGGGATAACGTTGCCAGTCCGTATGTGGTTCACCGGCTTCCACTTAAGCGGAGTAATCCCACCAGCAAGGAAGTACGCCACCCGTCACAGGTTGCGCCGGACTACCTCAGCCGTTCGTTCTCAGCATTAAGGGATCAGGTCGGTGTGGCCGCAACTTTGCCAGAGAAACAGCGCCCTACTTTTCACGAGATCAGGGCTCTGTCTGCATTTCTGTTCAATAAGCAGGGGATTGATCCACAAGGCAGGATGGCACACAGCGATGCGAAGTCGACAAAGATTTATACCGAGAATCATATCGATTGGGTCATGGTACCACATGGAGAAATTAACAAAAATAAAGCCTCATAG
- a CDS encoding ATP-binding cassette domain-containing protein gives MKEKYYSSPEMVYQGEISECGLACACMMLNTLGENTTLTDLRDKWGGGDGTSLDLLVTILKSYGYEALPVKFDVSSIQYLPVPCILHYGGNHYVYVYSHHGAFFQVLNPATGRLMISAEELELSATGFGLILDESLYKDKKSSGKIRSESGWLEKLSFPGIMKRCLLAIFLSLFSLIMPMLFSFISKDQNFFVDEQINIMFMGMILLFCLISFLQYISNKYGLNAAINAATKYKPSLFKRLLKKDISYFERRSSADINQRINSIGMAILNREKILNDKYKALTITIITLCIMLWLNVVLSVLSIGTMAIFGCVSYYFAGIKKSFAKSFEESVSDIETFNLETINGIQAIRSGELSTGILGRYNHLLEVLFHRYKKVSSTDIRQNAIFSFLSNIDSMLFLWISFYSISELHISYGNVIAFWFFRRIAMDSINQFYQCCVAQKLQKVSDERLKDMLSYKEIDITRQNYTIKESVCVQNLQFGYGPDSAIIKNLTIEIPLHSRTAVIGTSGAGKSTLLKLLAGLYKPGNGDFIIDGQKINKDDLHLFYSNVYYLPQGSIVFNGTIYDNIVWYSGGEANERDCREMLRKFGLLEVITSLPAGLYTKISPGNPVLSSGQLQRLMLCRALLSSKSIILLDEPTANLDEKSAMLALDSLMTSDKTIVLSTHDVKTLSLFDNIINLDKH, from the coding sequence ATGAAAGAGAAATATTATTCTTCTCCTGAAATGGTTTATCAAGGAGAAATATCCGAGTGTGGGCTTGCATGTGCTTGCATGATGCTCAATACCTTAGGTGAAAATACTACATTAACTGACTTACGTGATAAATGGGGTGGCGGTGATGGTACGTCCCTCGATTTATTAGTTACTATACTTAAATCATACGGGTATGAGGCCTTACCGGTTAAATTTGATGTTAGTAGCATTCAATATTTACCCGTTCCATGTATATTGCATTATGGCGGAAATCATTATGTTTATGTATATAGTCATCACGGTGCCTTCTTTCAGGTTTTAAACCCTGCTACTGGCAGGCTAATGATCTCGGCCGAAGAACTTGAATTATCGGCAACGGGGTTTGGCTTGATCCTTGATGAATCATTATATAAGGATAAAAAAAGCTCGGGTAAAATTAGAAGTGAAAGTGGGTGGCTAGAAAAACTCTCTTTCCCGGGGATCATGAAAAGATGTCTACTGGCAATATTTTTGTCGCTCTTTTCTTTGATTATGCCGATGCTGTTCTCATTTATATCGAAAGATCAAAATTTCTTTGTAGATGAACAGATCAATATTATGTTTATGGGAATGATTCTGCTGTTTTGTCTTATATCATTCCTGCAATACATTAGTAACAAATATGGTTTGAACGCAGCGATAAATGCAGCAACAAAATATAAGCCTTCATTGTTTAAGCGGTTATTGAAGAAAGATATTTCTTACTTTGAAAGACGATCTTCTGCTGATATTAATCAGCGGATTAATTCCATTGGAATGGCTATTCTGAACAGGGAAAAAATACTTAATGATAAATATAAGGCACTGACTATAACAATTATAACTCTATGTATAATGTTATGGCTAAATGTTGTTTTGTCGGTCCTTTCAATCGGAACTATGGCAATTTTTGGTTGCGTTAGTTATTACTTTGCAGGTATCAAAAAGTCATTTGCAAAAAGCTTTGAGGAAAGTGTTTCGGATATTGAAACATTTAATCTTGAAACAATAAATGGAATCCAGGCTATCAGGTCTGGTGAGCTAAGCACTGGCATTCTTGGAAGGTATAATCATTTACTTGAAGTGTTGTTTCATCGATACAAAAAGGTTAGCTCAACTGATATTAGACAGAATGCAATATTTTCATTTCTGAGTAACATTGATTCAATGTTGTTTTTATGGATCTCATTCTATAGCATAAGTGAATTACATATATCTTACGGAAATGTGATTGCCTTTTGGTTTTTCAGACGGATTGCGATGGATAGCATCAATCAATTCTATCAATGTTGCGTTGCACAGAAACTGCAAAAGGTCTCTGATGAGCGATTAAAAGATATGTTATCTTACAAAGAAATCGACATTACTCGTCAGAATTATACAATTAAAGAATCAGTTTGTGTCCAGAATCTACAATTTGGTTATGGACCCGATAGTGCAATTATTAAAAATTTAACTATTGAAATACCGTTGCATTCCAGGACCGCTGTAATAGGAACTTCCGGTGCCGGGAAAAGCACTTTATTGAAATTATTGGCTGGATTATATAAGCCAGGAAACGGTGATTTCATTATAGATGGTCAAAAAATAAATAAAGATGACCTGCATCTGTTTTATTCCAATGTGTATTATCTTCCACAAGGCTCTATCGTCTTTAACGGCACGATTTATGATAATATCGTCTGGTATAGTGGTGGAGAGGCTAATGAACGTGATTGCCGCGAAATGTTGAGGAAATTTGGTTTATTGGAGGTGATTACATCTTTGCCTGCAGGGTTGTACACTAAAATATCGCCAGGTAATCCCGTTCTCTCTTCCGGTCAATTACAACGATTGATGCTTTGCAGGGCATTACTTTCATCTAAATCTATTATTTTGCTCGATGAGCCGACCGCTAATCTCGATGAAAAAAGTGCTATGCTGGCATTAGACTCTTTAATGACCAGTGATAAAACGATTGTATTATCTACCCATGACGTTAAAACGTTATCCCTGTTTGATAATATTATTAACCTGGATAAGCATTGA
- a CDS encoding SDR family oxidoreductase: MSDSWILVTGGNRGIGSAIVNELRSDNNIVFTSRSTKSSPDENNQSSKTFIEHVVCDNCDVVQVETVAKDLLNRYGPPKAVIHNAGVTQDELHIRQSIEQWRNVIDTNLNAIFYWNQYLLPEMMANGDGVILLVSSVTGIKGNIGQTAYGASKAAHFGLARSLALEVARFGIRVNCLAPGVIDSDMTHNLSPDALKKLRSQIPLRRFGSVEEVAKVARFMISEPCQYMTGQTIVLDGGMTA, from the coding sequence ATGAGTGACTCATGGATCCTTGTTACAGGTGGAAATCGCGGGATTGGTTCAGCCATTGTCAATGAATTACGGAGTGACAATAATATTGTATTCACTTCTCGGTCGACAAAATCCAGCCCGGATGAAAATAATCAGTCCAGTAAGACCTTCATTGAGCATGTGGTTTGCGATAACTGTGATGTTGTGCAGGTGGAAACGGTCGCGAAGGATTTGTTAAATCGATATGGGCCGCCTAAAGCCGTCATACATAATGCCGGGGTCACTCAGGATGAACTGCATATTCGTCAATCGATTGAACAATGGCGGAATGTGATTGATACAAATCTCAATGCCATTTTTTATTGGAATCAGTATCTCCTGCCTGAAATGATGGCGAATGGCGATGGTGTCATTTTGCTTGTGAGTTCGGTAACGGGAATAAAAGGCAATATTGGTCAAACGGCTTATGGTGCAAGCAAAGCGGCTCATTTTGGGCTGGCCCGGTCACTGGCACTTGAAGTTGCTCGATTTGGTATTCGCGTTAACTGCCTGGCTCCGGGGGTCATAGACAGTGATATGACGCACAACTTATCGCCAGATGCCTTGAAAAAATTACGTTCGCAAATCCCGCTGCGCCGGTTTGGCTCTGTGGAAGAGGTGGCAAAGGTTGCACGATTTATGATTAGTGAACCTTGTCAATATATGACAGGCCAAACAATTGTGCTTGATGGCGGAATGACCGCTTAA
- a CDS encoding acyl carrier protein: MYTELYNAIASTIADAKDLPLEEINEQTTISELGLDSLDYVELMVMVKKQFNITINFEAAMKSNDITLKEFCTSVLSA, from the coding sequence ATGTACACAGAACTTTATAACGCTATTGCAAGCACTATTGCCGATGCAAAAGATCTTCCTTTAGAAGAGATAAACGAGCAAACGACTATTTCAGAATTAGGTTTAGATAGCCTGGACTATGTAGAACTGATGGTAATGGTTAAAAAGCAATTTAATATAACTATAAATTTCGAAGCAGCAATGAAATCAAATGACATTACTCTTAAAGAGTTTTGTACATCCGTTTTATCAGCTTAG
- a CDS encoding MaoC/PaaZ C-terminal domain-containing protein: MTDMTYDGFHAKHWANFSGDYNPIHFDLLAVAKLNQTALVAHGMRVLADVQNELINHSGIFSATHSAPVKFSAKFEKPVSCGTTYSLRHNDGETKTTFKLIDSSTGITHIRGTISQANYPTINDVIAERVLSKEYQDEVVALWPADIEKNYAVFLSSVMFRELFRAKDLFPADFLNKCTPVHSLSALLSQEHVLQTHYDFYCHSSLFYREGQKIEGLCLSIARPLITGDADYGWLIQVQVAAKEKENTLMQMSVTLKVAINSQGK, from the coding sequence ATGACAGACATGACATATGATGGCTTTCACGCAAAGCATTGGGCCAATTTTTCTGGTGATTACAACCCGATACACTTTGATCTACTTGCTGTCGCTAAACTGAATCAAACAGCATTGGTTGCGCATGGCATGCGTGTACTGGCAGATGTACAAAATGAGCTGATTAATCATTCCGGTATTTTTAGCGCAACACATTCTGCTCCGGTAAAGTTCTCAGCCAAATTTGAAAAACCGGTATCGTGTGGCACGACGTACTCTTTACGCCACAATGATGGAGAAACAAAGACAACCTTCAAATTGATTGATTCCTCAACCGGTATCACACATATTCGCGGCACTATTTCTCAGGCAAATTATCCAACCATCAACGATGTTATTGCTGAAAGGGTTTTGTCGAAGGAATATCAGGATGAGGTTGTTGCACTGTGGCCTGCTGACATAGAAAAAAATTATGCTGTTTTTTTGTCCTCAGTAATGTTCAGAGAACTATTCAGGGCTAAGGATTTATTTCCTGCCGATTTTTTAAATAAATGTACTCCCGTGCATTCGCTATCAGCGCTGTTGTCGCAGGAACACGTATTACAAACGCATTATGATTTCTATTGCCATTCTTCCTTGTTTTACAGAGAGGGACAAAAAATTGAAGGTTTGTGTCTCTCTATTGCAAGGCCATTGATAACCGGTGATGCAGATTACGGCTGGTTAATTCAAGTTCAGGTGGCGGCAAAAGAAAAAGAAAATACACTCATGCAAATGTCGGTGACACTGAAAGTTGCCATTAACTCACAGGGGAAATGA